CCCTTTCACCGGAAACGTCGACCTCCAACGAGGAGAACGACTGCCGCATCTTGTCGAGAATCTCGACGACATTGGTACTGCTGCACGTAGCCAGGCCGACCAGGAGTAGTTCCATGGGACCCGGTCCCGATGGGTGTTCGGCCGAAGCACCCTCGACCCGGAGGTCGTGGCCGGAGCGGGTGTGAACGTCGAACGCGATGCCTTGATCGTGAACTGCTGTGATGATCTTCTGCATGAGCACAGTATGGCGGAGGGCCGGGTGTCCCACGGCGAGTGCCGTTTGGCCCCTTGGGTCACGCTGGGCGCGGGAGGACCATGGATTCAGGTGGGGCCGGTGTTCGGCGTCCACGTGCCGAAAGGATGGCTGGGGTGATCACTGAAGGTGAGTTGAATCCGCTACGGGTTGCCAATCATCAGTTCAACCAGGCAGCGCCGTTTCTCAAACAGTTCCATGACGGCGCCGGCCTGCGCGAGTGGTTGTTCGAACCCGAACAGGTAGTTCGGGTTTCACTCCCGGTGCGAATGGACGACGGCCACGTTGAGGTCTTCCGCGGCTACCGGGTCCTCCACTCGAATGCCCGGGGCCCGGGCAAGGGAGGATTCCGATTTCACCCGAGCGTCAATGAAGAAGAAGTCCGGGCGCTGGCTGCATGGATGACCTGGAAATGCGCACTGCTCGACATACCATTTGGTGGTGCCAAGGGCGGCGTAGCGTGCGATGCCCGGATGCTGTCCGAAGGCGAGAAGGCGCGAGTTACCCGGCGCTATATATCTGCACTGGGCGACAACATCGGACCACACACCGACATTCCGGCCCCCGACCTCTACACCGATCAGCAGACGATGGCCTGGGTATTCGATACCTACTCGATGATGCACCCGGGCGAGAACTGTTTTCCGGTTGTCACCGGCAAGCCCCTCGACCTCGGAGGATCGCTCGGACGGGATAGCGCCACCGCCATGGGCAGCATGTACGTGACCGAGCATTTCCTCGAACTGGGCGGATTGCCCGGCTTGACCTCACTCGACGGAGCCGAAGTCGCCATCCAGGGATTC
This Acidimicrobiia bacterium DNA region includes the following protein-coding sequences:
- a CDS encoding OsmC family protein codes for the protein MQKIITAVHDQGIAFDVHTRSGHDLRVEGASAEHPSGPGPMELLLVGLATCSSTNVVEILDKMRQSFSSLEVDVSGERAPEPPRIWTNIALHYRIVGDVDPQRLERAIWLSDNKICSAYTMLAATANIESTFEISRE
- a CDS encoding Glu/Leu/Phe/Val dehydrogenase — encoded protein: MAGVITEGELNPLRVANHQFNQAAPFLKQFHDGAGLREWLFEPEQVVRVSLPVRMDDGHVEVFRGYRVLHSNARGPGKGGFRFHPSVNEEEVRALAAWMTWKCALLDIPFGGAKGGVACDARMLSEGEKARVTRRYISALGDNIGPHTDIPAPDLYTDQQTMAWVFDTYSMMHPGENCFPVVTGKPLDLGGSLGRDSATAMGSMYVTEHFLELGGLPGLTSLDGAEVAIQGFGNAGRWAAKLYEGAGARIVAVSDSRGGIYDPDGLDVSRIEDHKDATGSVVDFPGTKPLATKEVLEVPCDILVPAAMENQILQSNAGRIQARLIVEAANGPTTPEADAILHERGIIVLPDILANAGGVVVSYYEWVQNLQNQQWEEHEVQEKLRKKMYRATNQVVTSRAGLLDAIDHHRATWARLRPEDPPVDAPTLRTAAYVVAVGRCADTLLERGIWP